From one Luteolibacter sp. SL250 genomic stretch:
- a CDS encoding transposase, producing MSAQYSDEFMIRAVALIDACGSVTEVSRQLGVARSALYRWRDKARKPAPRPTSPQKEAALVSELQAVRRELARLTQENDILKKASAILGSSVPPDPER from the coding sequence ATGAGTGCCCAGTATAGTGATGAGTTCATGATCCGTGCCGTTGCCTTGATCGACGCCTGTGGATCGGTCACCGAGGTGTCCCGCCAGCTCGGCGTGGCGCGCAGCGCCCTCTACCGCTGGCGCGACAAGGCACGGAAGCCCGCCCCGCGCCCCACCTCCCCGCAAAAGGAAGCCGCCTTGGTTTCCGAGTTGCAGGCGGTCCGCCGCGAACTGGCCCGCCTCACCCAGGAGAACGACATTTTAAAAAAAGCCTCCGCGATCCTGGGCTCCTCTGTTCCACCCGATCCAGAACGCTGA
- a CDS encoding IS3 family transposase — MIKELRESSGASLRRICSVLGLPRSTYHHKPRPPAQPWPDQELAALISTIFHANRRCYGYRRIACELANRGVSCGWQRARRMMRRQGLHAIQRRRFTPKTSDGKASHPCANLLAKLPPPQAPDQVWAGDITFIPSREGWLYLAVVIDLWSRRIIGWSLSRSIDRALVTDALRQALQSRRKIVSTIFHSDRGSQYSSTAFRAMLAGSGLRQSMSRLANPYDNARTESFMGTLKAEMAEEEIFRNLDEARQKIFSYIDAFYNPRRLHSSIGYLSPNQFEARFQRQK; from the coding sequence CTGATCAAGGAGCTGCGGGAAAGCAGCGGGGCCAGCCTGCGCAGGATCTGCTCGGTGCTGGGTTTGCCGCGCAGCACCTATCACCACAAGCCCCGTCCTCCCGCGCAACCCTGGCCGGATCAGGAACTCGCCGCCCTCATCAGCACCATCTTCCACGCCAACCGCCGCTGCTACGGCTACCGCCGGATCGCCTGCGAATTGGCCAATCGTGGCGTCTCCTGCGGCTGGCAGCGGGCGCGCAGGATGATGCGCCGGCAAGGTCTCCACGCCATCCAGCGCCGGCGCTTCACCCCGAAGACCAGCGATGGCAAGGCCTCCCATCCCTGTGCCAACCTGCTTGCCAAACTGCCGCCACCCCAGGCTCCCGACCAGGTCTGGGCCGGGGACATCACCTTCATCCCGAGCCGTGAGGGTTGGCTCTACCTCGCCGTGGTCATCGACCTGTGGTCACGCCGGATCATCGGCTGGAGCCTGTCACGCTCCATCGACCGCGCGTTGGTCACCGATGCCCTGCGGCAGGCGCTCCAGAGCCGCAGGAAGATCGTTTCCACCATTTTCCACAGCGACCGGGGCAGCCAGTATTCGAGCACCGCGTTCAGGGCGATGCTTGCCGGATCAGGCCTGCGACAGAGCATGTCGCGGCTGGCCAATCCCTACGACAACGCCAGGACCGAATCCTTCATGGGTACCCTCAAAGCGGAAATGGCGGAGGAGGAAATCTTCAGGAATCTGGATGAGGCGCGGCAGAAGATCTTCAGCTACATCGATGCCTTCTACAATCCGAGGCGGCTCCATTCGTCGATCGGATACCTCAGTCCCAACCAATTCGAAGCCCGATTCCAGAGACAGAAATGA